The following is a genomic window from bacterium.
GCGGTGCCTGGGCTGAGGCCATGGGGTCGCCGCCTGTCGGGTGTCGGAGGTGATTCGGTCCGCGGTCGTTCGCCTGAACGAGGCCGAGCCTAGCCCATGCCGGCGGGCCGGGTCGAGGGTCATCTGACGCGCAGCCTGATCCCGATCAGCGTCAGGATGTCGGCGACGTCGCTCTTCTTCCGGACCTCGATGCTGAGCCCGCGCACTTTGCCGTAGCGCTTGCCGTTGCGAAAGGCGTCCTTCAGCGGGTCGGAGAGGGCGCTCTCGAGGATGGCCGGCTCGGCCTTGTCCCCGAAGTAGAAGGTGACGACGAAGTGCTTGGGCATCACCGACAGCCAGAAGATCGTCTTCGATTTGCGGGTCGTCTTCAGCAGCCAGCGCCCGCCGTCCTTGTAGAACCTCCACGTGCTCTCGAAGTCCGGATGCGCGTCGCCGAGATGGTCGAAGAGCACCCGCCAGCCGGCCTTGGACCGGCCGATCAGGGGGAAGATGATCGCTTCGGTGGGGTGCTGGTTCTTGTCGTCCAGAAGGGGTTTGTCCATCATCGGTCCCCGGTTCGTGTCATCGCTCTCTTGCGAGCGAGTCTAACGTCAGACAAACCCGGAGCCAATGCCCCCTCAGAGCGGGGTTCGGGCACGCTGGTGCTGACTTTGTGCTGACTCACGCCAGAGACGACAAGAAAGGTGACAACTCACGAGAGCCGTAAATCGCTGCATGTCAGAGGCTTAGGATCATGCTACCAGGGGGAGTCCAACCCGGAACCTCCTGATCGGCCGTCAGGCCGGTGCTTGGGCGGCGGTCGGCTGCCAGTTCTCGAGCATCCCGTCGACGAGGATCTCGCGGGCGCGCTCGACGATGTCGTCGAGCGATGGTGTCTGGGCCAGAGTCTCGCGGGCGCGCTGGCGCAGGGTCTCGAGGGTCGGCAGCTCCGGCAGCTCGCCTCCTGTCCTGGCGCCACAGCGGCTTCGCCGATTCTTCCTTCGCCGCCGATCAACAGGCGGCGCTCGAGCGCCTACCGCAGCCCGGGCGCCACTAGGCGACAACGAGCACAGGAGCCACAGAGCCGCCGAGGTGAACTGCGGGGTCGCCTTTCTGTGGTTCCAAGCAGCTCCCGTTAGGTCACTCCTAAGGTGAACACCTCAAAACATGATAAGTACTTTTAATTCAGTAGTTTACAACGAAATGCTGGCGTCCCCAACGGGAGAGATTTGGAACACCGTTTTCGCCCAACTCGAATCCTTTAACTCACTGAGGGACATGAGCTTGGCCGCCTGAGGCTTTCGCCCTGACGCGTGCTGACAACTGTCCGCATCGCCTC
Proteins encoded in this region:
- a CDS encoding DUF3788 family protein — encoded protein: MMDKPLLDDKNQHPTEAIIFPLIGRSKAGWRVLFDHLGDAHPDFESTWRFYKDGGRWLLKTTRKSKTIFWLSVMPKHFVVTFYFGDKAEPAILESALSDPLKDAFRNGKRYGKVRGLSIEVRKKSDVADILTLIGIRLRVR